TGAACAACTGAACATTGATATCAAAGAATAAAATGATATGGAAGTGACAAATGATGTTAACCCTTAGCTGTCTGTTGGTCTTTCTCTCTCTTAGGATTAGATTGGGACTAGGCTGTACAGAAAGGTTAAAAGTACAATAACCTTTATAATTTGATGATATGAAATGATAGGAGAAGTTAGGAACAATTCTGGACAAGATGACACGAGTTGAAAGCATGGTTTGCAAGCTAACCATGGGCTTTGGAGTTGAAGAAGATATGCTTCTGATTATTAAGGAGGCTGCATCACTTGCAATGTCAGATCTTGCTACTGCTGTTGTCACAGAATTTACTTCACTCTCTGGCATAATGGCCCGTCATTATGCTCTTAGAGATGGCTATTCAGAGCAGGTTGTTTCTTCCCATCTCTTTCTATGCTTGTATGAAATATTTCATACTGCTCGACTTCTATGTGCTCTTTACCTGTAGTGAATTTACCAAGCATCTGACATTTTTGATACTTTTGTTGTACTAGATTGCTGAGGCCTTGTTTGAGATAACACTTCCTAGGTTTTCTGGAGATTTGCTCcccaaaagtgatgtgggaataATTCTTGCAATAGCTGACCGGTAAATTTTCATCCATGTGTTTGTTACCCCTTTCTTAGTCTCATTGCTTGCTCTGCATGCATATTAGAAATATAGCTAATTGAAGTTAACGAATGCAATATGCCTCGACATTACAATTTCTCTTTTGTAAATATCAATGGTCAAAGGTCGGATTAATTAATGACTTTAAGCTTAAACTTCTGAATTTTGCTAGCCGCTTTATGAAGGGTTGAATGATggcaaaagaaaatatataaagcAAAACCTCTCTATGTCTATAtagtatttgtttattttttgagTAAAACTAAAACCTAATTACTGTCCTTACCGCACTCCTTTCTTTTGCCATGGAAGCTTTTGAAGGTCTGAAGAAGCTAAAACAAATTAATGAAACTTGAGCAACTAGTGTTCATGAAGTGGCTGCTCTTATGACTAAGAGTCTTAGCACTAGGCTTTTGAAACTTGCTCAAAGGAAATGGCTATTAAAGAAAGTGTAGCCTTTGATTCATAAATATTAAAGTTCCTAGATTTTTAAATTTCGTCTTTCTAAATTTCATGAAAATGAATAGGAGCTTAAATTGCTGCATCTTACCCCTACTGCCTAAAATGCCATAATATCTTTAACAGATTAAACAATCTCTAAATAGCGTAGGGATATGATGAAGATCTGCAATATGTCTGGATCTTACATAACATGTGTCCTTGATAATTAAAAAGCCCCCAACCCCCCAAATCCCCTCCATCGATACTGATAAGTGACAGTCCAAGTTCTTTATCTTATATACGAGTTCATATGAAACTATTTCTGTTCTTTCTGCTTACTCGTTTATATGGAGTAGAATTCTGCTTCTAAGTCGATTAGATGTTTTTTCCCCCAGAATTGATAGCCTTGTTGGCTTATTTGCTGCTGGTTGTCAGCCTAGCTCTACTAGCGATCCATTTGGCCTAAGAAGAATCTCTTATGGCCTAGTAAGTATTTGATCTGTTAAGCACATAAAACTCTTTTAAGGCCATAATATATTTGCTGTTATAATATTAAACTTTTTTAAGTGCAGGTCCAGATACTGGTGGAAAaggataaaaatatgaatttgaaACATGCTCTGGAACTTGCTGCTGATGTCCAGCCCATTAAAGTTGATGCAACCACAATAGAGGATGTAAGAAGCAAGTTCTTTTTCTGTCAGAATACAATGTCATGATTACTTCCTCTGTAGTGATTGCCAATTCCACTTATGTGATTGTACATCTCTAAATGCATCATGTGATGTTAGTCATGAACATCAATTTATGATGTGGAACTTAATCCTTTTTCCTTTCGTGTTTCAGGTATATCAGTTTGTTACACGAAGACTAGAGCAATATCTGGTGTGCATAAATTTTTTGTGTTACagatttcttgaaaatatttttgtttGGTTAAATGCTTTTAATGATACTGTGAATGCAAAAGTAGGGATGATGCTTAGTTAGCCAGTTTATTTCAACCTTGGGATGTTGCTTATTCTGTGCTTAAATATGTTTTGAGCTTTTgtcaaaataaaatagaataaaataaaatgatttttggaTTTATTACTTCCAATCAAATATATATTATTGTTAATTACATCTGAACCGGAAAACCTCCAATTTAAGAATGAAACAAAAGTAAAGTTAGTGTAGGTTTTGCCAACTATCATGCCAGTAGAGAACTTTATGTGGATAGGCTGTATTCTTTTTACAGGTTGATAAGGGAATAAGTCCAGAAGTGGTTCGTTCCGCCCTTGCAGAGCGTGCTAACTTGCCTTGTCTAGCTGCTAAAACGGCACGGAAAGTAAGTGAATCTGGTTTCAATTTACTTGACGTATTCGTTTATTATGTCTCTCAACAATGACCAGCTATACCCATGATAGTTTTGTTCGAAATGAGACTTATTGATGCCCCTCAATTCATAACTGACACTAACACGGGGCCATAATAGGAAGCTATCTTTGTATATTAAATGACTGAAGAATACCCAAAATAATGTTCATTTTAATACTAAAAAGGGATTGTCTGAATTATGAAGACATTTTTAATGGCTTTGCAGGCTATTCACACTTTATTTGTGTATGGCTTGAATTTACTTGTTtttgataataaataaaaaggttTGCTCTCTGCGTAGGAGATAGATTAAGGTGTTCCTGAATTAAATGCATTTCTGCAGTGACTGATATTGTCTAGTTGGAATGTATTATGTTTTCATTTTATGCTGGAGTCTTGTACCCTGAGCTGCCCTTCCTCTGCGTTTGCgtgttttgtttctttttccttACTAGGGAGCTGCCCGATGTTCTTTTGAGTTTTTTCATGGCGTGTTGATAAAAGATGGAAAGGCCCCCCTCCCCCTCCCTTTTGATTTTCATTTCTCACTCATTTCCAGTATCCTCAAATATTATATGAtagcatattaaaataaatgaatgCAGTTGGAAGCCTTGTCGAAAGGAGATCTTTTCCCCAAGGTTGTAGAAGCTTATTCTCGTCCAACTAGAATTGTCCGTGGAAAGGAAGTGGATGCGGATATTGAGGTACTGTTACTCCCTTGGGTACACCAAAGAAATACCAAATAGCTTTCATTTGAGCTTTAGATCAAATTAATGTGCATGTTAGTTTTTACCCCAATTTGATAGTGAAACTCTGTATTAAGATCTTGACTGAAACCTGAAAATTGCTGTTCTCTCCCTCTTGGTAAGATTTCTAGTTTGTTTAGGTCATCAAGATACAAGAAGTTATCACAAATCTTTGATTGATTCATAGAGATGTGTCGCTTGCAAGTTCTGGAATCTAATGCTGTTTAATCGTGTTCATTAGGTGGATGCTACTGCATTTGAAACAAATGAAGAGAGAGCATTATGGGACACTTTCTTGTCTGTTGAGAACAAAATTCACCCTGGTATTTTCATCAGTCTATTGGCAGCCTGCAAGTAGTCGTCATTTGTATAAAAAATGGCACTCTGATTTAAGTTGATCGAATAACATCTTTCCCAACTAACCCGGATATCTAACTTTTTCTGATAATGCAGGTATCGAGGTTGATGACTTCATTGAAGTATCCTCAGAGCTAGTACAACCTTTGGAAGATTTTTTTAATCAAGTTTTTGTGATGGTGGTATGTTTGTCTTCACATCTTACTCATATTATTTATAATACATAGTTTGTTAAGGCTAAAGGAGAAAATACTGCTTTAAATTATTTCAACCACCATGCTTTTCTTTAGAATGTACTTTGACAATTTTGTTTGGGATGCCTTGGCATGtttggttattttaagttatttgatGGTATTTCAAAGAAAGCTTTCGTGGTTAATTTTGCCTTAGTATTACTCACACCACCAATTCAAGGTGAAGTTTTAAATTGAGTTAGATTCAAGTTCTGAGATCAGACATTTTGCTTTAAAAATAACTTGCTTTGAGCACTTTTATGCTATATTATTTGCACTCAGCTGTGAGTATCAGAAATAAGAATGTGTCAGACATGGGTGTCGGACATGTTTACTTTAAAGAAAAATGGTGAGTTGGAGTAGCATAGCTTTTAAGCTCAAGTTGGTTAATATAACATTAAATAAAACGACGTGCAAGCCTGTGATCTCATGACTAAGATTGGATCATATTCTAGTCGGGCAAGAGCATGCTTGACCCCCCTATCTGTTTCAGTTTAAAATGATGTTTTACTGATACGTCATGTTTATGTGCAGGAGGATGAAAGAATTAGAAAGAACAGGTTGTGTTTGCTTAAGAAAATTGCAGACCTTCCAAAAGGTGTGGTAGATCTCTCAGTTTTGCCTGGATTTTGATCcaacaatatatatacatgctTCCATCGGAGTAAAGATGAGGTGAGTAGGAGTTGAATTTATTTTCTGGAAGTAAGAGTCCAACACCGTATCAATGTACCACATTGCTATTCCTTGTGCATTGATGTGTAAAATAATAGTTTTGACATCGCAAAGCTTGTAAAATTTTGTTGGCATACATTGGTTTTCCATCCCCTAATTCATTTCCTTAAATCTACCCTTCATATATATTACTTAGAGATAtagatatatatgtatgcatgtatgcatTGCTCGAGATTTTTCATTAGTCTTGAAGCATTTAACTCCTAGAGGCAGGAATATATCGTATAAACTTCAAAGGATCTTCCAAATTCGTAGACTGACCTGTCCCATAAATccattttactattaaaaaagtaataaaatatttaaaaatattttttattaattaattttgggTTGGGCCAGTTTGAGGTACAAAAATTTTTGTCCAAGTTCGGTGCTAATTGGGCCAGGCATATTGAGTCAGGTTTGGCAAATTTTCTTGTTCAATTATAGGGTAAACTAGAGAATTAGTCCCTCAATTATTAacgtgtttttattttaattatcaaactataaaaattttcaattttgtcaTTAATGTTTTTGTTTTGGTTACTCTTAGTGAAATGGCTGACAAAAATAATGTGATTTTTTTAACtggtataataacatatttaatttttaatatttatatattttatcaatttgattctaattttaaataatttaataaatttaatttttatttacaaaTTCTGTTAATTGATCCTTAAacacataattaaataaaaatacaattaacttattatatattatgaaaaAGTACAAAATGTAATATCATGTTTAcctcaaaaaatatataaaataatattatatattgtgACAATATTGCTACGTGCGATGAGAGCATCAACAAAATTAAATGGAATATGAAGAGTGCGTTAATCACCATGGTTAAGCCCTCCTAATGAACCACTGCTCCTTGTTTGAGATGACAGTGATGATGATAATGATGTGGAGGACGATGACGGTGATAATGTTGATAATGAAACAGGCTTGAACGTAAACAAGCCATGCCTTAAAATAACCactgaattaaaattaaattttcaactcgaaataaaaaatcaaaaaagaaaactaaatttATGACCTCCGATGAATTAAAAGGAGATTTCATGTAGGAGAGAAAGTTTGAGTGAGAAGAaatggaaataaaaataataggaatGAAAATAGAGAAACAAAAGAGATGATACAAAATCTgatgtaaaaaattataaatttttcgaGTAAATATTAGaagttaattatttaaaataatgattaaattaacaTAACCTATAAATattaaagactaaatttattattatattaattttaaattaacataaatgcAGATTAAATTACACTGAAGCGTAATATCTTTCTATTTAAAGGTTAAGGAGAGATTATAGATAATTTTTAGCTTTATACCAAACATATCATGAAAGAGCTAATAGGATTGGATTAAAAAATGAAGACAATTAATTGTAcaatgattttaaaattctttataGTTGAGTGAGAAAAAAGTTAAAAATCCTATACGTTTATATATAAAATGATCAATAAAGTCAGTTTTAAAGTATCATAATTCATACCAAACCACTATAAAATAGAATTGATTACAGTTAAAATTTCTCTCCTCTCGCGGCTAATATAGGGTTTTTCTCTCTTCATTATATTTTCTATCTCGCAGATCTATTCATCCCAACATTTGTTTGATTTTGCATGTTATTAAAATACTAAACTATGGAAATATTCTATCTTTAAGAGAAAGGGCTTGGAGGGATTAGTTTGGGTGtttttttattgaagaaaaatgTCGAGCTCCAACCCGTTTGATTTATTGGGTGATGATGATACTGGGGAGCTCTCATTGCTGATCGCCGCTCAGAAAAAGGCCGCTGCCACCGCCCCCTCCGGCGTCCCTAAGAAAGGGCAGGCTCAATCTCAGACGAAGCCGCAGGCTAAGCTTCCCTCCAAGCCTCTCGCTCCTGCTCAGGCTGGTAAGCTTCCCCTAAAAAAGGAAGTTACCATTCCAGCTTTATTGCTTCAATGTTGTAGCAGAAGGATTTCCATAATTTTATATGCAAAAATTGAATCTTTTGGGTCTTTAGTTTAATTTGTTGTGTAATATTAAAGTTACCCTTTTTAATGGGTTTCAAtggatttattttaatatatttgggTTTCATTTATGGTGTAGAGAATAGAATTTGATTGGTTATTTCTATGATAGTTTACACAAGAAACATAACTCGTATGAATATAGTATATAGCAATTCATGTATTCATTCCATCATAATATTTGAAGAATTTTGCATTattattataggttaataatttGTATTATATAAGATTTGAGACATGGTGAATGTGTTGTGATTCCTATTGCTTTTTGGGATTATAGTTTATGtgcatttgatttttttttttaagtgagGGAGGCGAAGAGTGAAGGTACTTGTGGTGGAGGCCGTGGTGGGCGTGGTGGCGGTGGTGGATACAGACGTGATTTTGCCAATGATGAGAATTCATTCAGCAACACTGCTGAACTCAGTCAAGGTGCACCCGAAGATGGTGAGAGTAGAAGGCCCTCTGAAAGGCGTGGTGGCTACGGTGGTCCTCGACCTTATCGTGGTGGTGGTCGCCGTGGTGGTTTCAGTAATAGGGAAACTGGAGATGGGGAGGGACCTCGCAGGGTGTATGAACGCCGTAGTGGGACTGGACGCGGGTAAATGAAGTCTTGTTTAACTTTATATTGACATATCCTGCATATTAGTCTATCCAGATCTTGGAACTCATGCTTTTCATTTGTGGTTCTTGTCTCTAGAAATGAGCTCAAACGCGAAGGCTTTGGTCGTGGGAATTGGGGAACTCAAACTGATGAACTTGCTCAGTGAgctatttttagtgtttaaaGTGTCAATGATTCCAACCTTCAATAGTATtgtaaaattaaacaaaatcatTACTTAGTTTTGTTCTTCTTTCATCATTATACTCCTTTTAGGGTGACTGAAGAAGTTGCCAATGAAGGTAAGCAGAATTTAGGTGATGAGAAGCTGGCAAGAGATGGTGATGGAGGAGATGCTGACAAGGAGAGCCTTACAAATGAACTTGAAGAAAAAGAACCCGAGGAAAAGGTTGATTCACCTGataatttatcattttagattGTCATTGATGTCTACCTATGTTGTTGAACTTGTGGTGAGTGTCAATACAAATATGTGTCCAACAAGAGTATGCTTGATTTTTTCCAAATGCTTCCATGTATGTGGAGAATCATACCCCTAAACTCATGTTCTAATATATGTAAAGCATGGATACTTAATGAACATGAAGAGTCGGATTAATATAGATATCTGCTATCTTTTCTAATTGTCATACTAATAGGTGATGACTCTTGAGGAATACGAAGAGCTGATGGAAGAGAAGAGAAAGGCTCTGCAGGCACTGAAAACCGAGGGAAGAAAAGTAGATGCGAAGGAGTTTGAGTCAATGCAACAGCTTTCAAATAAGAAAAGTAATGATGAAATCTTCATCAAATTGGTAAGGCCCCCTTGATTCCTTCGGGAGTTCTATCATTGACGACTTATTAGTTTGCAAATATGTATTGTCTATTAATCATATGTGCCTTCAATTGTCTCCTACAGGGCTCTGATAAGGATAAGAGAAAAGAGGCTTATGAGAAAGAAGAGAGAGCTAAGAAGGTATTCGTACATCCTTTTATACAAACCGTGTTACAATTTTCCTGTTTTTTGAGTTTCATGTGAGCCTATATTTAAGTTCATTGGACTGCAGCACACTTTGtgcttttttaattttatagacTTGGGCAGTTGGCAAACTTTGGacgattattttgtaattttatccATAAGTTATAGCTTGCAAATGTGCTCCTTTCTCTTTATAGTGATTTTGTAATTTAATTCCGAAAAATGTCTTTATGGCATGTACTGATCCTTATTGTTTACTTGGTAATGGTTGTAGTCTTTGAGCATTAATGAATTTCTGAAGCCTGTTGAAAGGAAGAGGTACTACAACCAAAGTGGACGTGGAAGGGGTCGAGGTCAAGATCAAGGTCGTGGGCATAGCTCAAGAGGGTTTGGTGGAGGTAATGCAAGAAGTAGTATGGCAGCAGCACCTTCCATCGAAGACCGCAGTCATTTCCCTACTTTAGGTGGCAAGTAGATTTCTCTAGAATCCACTAACTATTTCCATGGGTTTAtcttattttaatttctatttacTTTTTGGTTTTGGAATTTTTGGGTTCTTTAAAATTTTGGGCAGGAAATGAACTCAAATAATCTGGTTTCCTGTAGCCAAAGGGTGTCTTGAAGAACTCGTATGTTTTGAATGTATATCAGTTTTTTTTCTTGTAGTTCCCCCCTGTTTTTATACTGTGATCTTAGCAGTATCTTACTGCCCCACCCCTCTCCCTCAAAAAAGAAATGCTAACTAGTGATGCTCAGTTTATTATTTTCTGGTTTCTAAAGTTTTTATCAGTATTTAAACCAATTATCATTTACACACTGTTTTCAATTTTTACTTTTGTGTTTTATAAATAACAGTCTCTAATTTCGTATGGCTCTTGGCGAATGTCTTGATTTTCTTCCAGATAGCTTTGTCACCCTGCAGGCTAGGCAAAGCCAAATTCTGTCCCATCCATTCCAGTGGTCTTGGCTGAAACTACAATAGTAGTTATTATTTATAGGGTTACTGTTGTTTTTAATGTTCA
Above is a genomic segment from Gossypium arboreum isolate Shixiya-1 chromosome 8, ASM2569848v2, whole genome shotgun sequence containing:
- the LOC108460475 gene encoding RGG repeats nuclear RNA binding protein A-like → MSSSNPFDLLGDDDTGELSLLIAAQKKAAATAPSGVPKKGQAQSQTKPQAKLPSKPLAPAQAVREAKSEGTCGGGRGGRGGGGGYRRDFANDENSFSNTAELSQGAPEDGESRRPSERRGGYGGPRPYRGGGRRGGFSNRETGDGEGPRRVYERRSGTGRGNELKREGFGRGNWGTQTDELAQVTEEVANEGKQNLGDEKLARDGDGGDADKESLTNELEEKEPEEKVMTLEEYEELMEEKRKALQALKTEGRKVDAKEFESMQQLSNKKSNDEIFIKLGSDKDKRKEAYEKEERAKKSLSINEFLKPVERKRYYNQSGRGRGRGQDQGRGHSSRGFGGGNARSSMAAAPSIEDRSHFPTLGGK